A genomic window from Erpetoichthys calabaricus chromosome 17, fErpCal1.3, whole genome shotgun sequence includes:
- the LOC114667417 gene encoding protein mono-ADP-ribosyltransferase PARP6 isoform X1, protein MLRLSCQSLCLQDVKGQYWTDDDSDGDNDSEEFLYGIQGSCAADLYRHPQLDVDIEAVKEIYSDTAVSVREYGTIDDVDIDLQINISFLDEEVATAWKVIRTEPIILRLRFSLSQYLDGPEPSVEVFQPSNKDGFSLGLQLKKILSTFTSQQWKHLSNDFLKTQQEKRHSWFKAGGTIKKFRAGLSIFSPIPKSPSFPLMQDSALKGKLGVPELRVTRLMNRSISCTMKNPKGELFGYPTASQSAAVPAARPPPQITMKQLIELFFSSQAGGHCKNIPTLEYGFLVQIMKYAEQRIPTLNEYCVVCDEQHVFQNGSMLKPAVCTRELCVFSFYTLGVMSGAAEEVATGAEVVDLLVAMCRAALESPRKSIIFEPYPSVVDPNDPKTLAFNPKKKNYERLQKALDSVMSIREMTQGSYLEIKKQMDKLDPLAHPLLQWIISSNRSHIVKLPLSRQLKFMHTSHQFLLLSSPPAKEARFRTAKKLYGSTFAFHGSHIENWHSILRNGLVNASYTKLQVCSDKDSQLLHFDSNGCHVPPHCNGFCARPTGSPADVTQRFCSDSNGRHVPPRSCCLVCLAPGEYGVHWVLGYLLASLWQGWTTSCRGSSEFSPMGIFGGVKEAVQPLLSASAEACLAGDCQKGLYELACDGGHCDEFLLS, encoded by the exons ATGCTGAGGCTCTCCTGTCAATCTCTGTGTCTGCAGGACGTCAAGGGTCAGTACTGGACAGACGATGATTCAGATGGAGACAATGACTCGGAGGAGTTCCTTTATGGGATACAG GGAAGCTGTGCGGCTGACCTGTACCGCCATCCACAGCTGGATGTGGACATTGAAGCAGTGAAGGAGATCTACAGCGACACAGCTGTGTCTGTCAG GGAGTATGGGACCATTGATGATGTGGACATCGATTTGCAAATTAACATCAGCTTCCTGGAT GAGGAGGTGGCGACAGCGTGGAAGGTGATTCGAACTGAGCCCATCATCCTGCGCCTCCGCTTCTCCCTGTCCCAGTACCTCGATGGGCCAG AGCCGTCTGTGGAGGTCTTCCAGCCGTCCAACAAGGATGGGTTCAGCCTGGGCCTGCAGCTGAAGAA GATCCTCAGCACGTTCACATCCCAGCAGTGGAAGCACCTGAGCAACGACTTCTTGAAGACGCAGCAGGAGAAGCGGCACAGCTGGTTCAAGGCTGGTGGGACCATCAAGAAGTTTCGAGCTGGCCTGAGCATCTTTTCACCCATCCCCAA GTCTCCCAGCTTCCCCCTCATGCAGGACTCGGCTCTGAAGGGCAAGCTGGGCGTGCCAGAGCTTCGGGTGACGCGCCTCATGAACCGCTCCATTTCGTGCACCATGAAGAACCCCAAAGGAGAGCTCTTTGGCTACCCCACCGCCAGCCAG AGCGCGGCTGTTCCCGCTGCCAGGCCGCCCCCGCAGATTACCATGAAGCAGCTGATTGAATTGTTTTTCTCATCCCAGGCGGGGGGCCACTGCAAGAACATCCCAACACTGGAGTACGGCTTCCTCGTCCAG ATCATGAAATACGCCGAGCAGCGGATCCCAACTCTGAACGAGTACTGCGTTGTGTGTGACGAGCAGCACGTCTTTCAGAATGGCTCGATGCTCAAG CCCGCCGTTTGCACGAGGGAGCTGTGCGTCTTCTCCTTCTACACCCTGGGAGTCATGTCTGGAGCAGCCGAGGAGGTGGCCACTGGGGCAGAG GTGGTGGACCTGCTGGTGGCCATGTGCAGAGCTGCCCTGGAGTCGCCCCGGAAGAGCATCATCTTTGAGCCGTACCCCTCGGTCGTGGACCCCAACGACCCCAAGACCCTGGCCTTTAATCCAAAG AAGAAGAACTACGAGAGGCTTCAAAAGGCTCTGGACAGTGTGATGTCCATTCGGGAGATGACACAG GGTTCCTACCTGGAAATTAAGAAACAGATGGACAAACTGGACCCTTTGGCCCACCCTCTGCTCCAGTG GATCATCTCAAGTAACCGGTCGCACATCGTCAAGCTGCCGCTGAGCCGG CAACTCAAGTTCATGCACACATCCCACCAGTTCCTGCTGCTCAGCAGTCCCCCTGCCAAGGAGGCCCGCTTCCGGACCGCCAAGAAGCTGTATGGCAGTACCTTTGCCTTCCA TGGTTCCCATATAGAGAACTGGCACTCCATTCTGAGAAATGGACTAGTCAATGCTTCTTATACCAAACTGCAGGTATGTAGCGACAAGGACTCCCAGCTGCTCCATTTTGACAGTAACGGATGCCACGTTCCTCCTCATTGCAATGGGTTCTGTGCGAGGCCCACCGGCAGCCCAGCTGATGTCACCCAACGCTTTTGTTCTGACAGCAATGGACGCCATGTTCCTCCCCGTTCTTGTTGCCTTGTCTGCCTCGCCCCGGGGGAATATGGCGTCCACTGGGTGCTTGGCTATCTGTTGGCCTCGCTTTGGCAAGGGTGGACCACTAGCTGTAGAGGAAGCTCAGAGTTCTCTCCGATGGGCATCTTCGGGGGGGTCAAAGAGGCTGTGCAGCCGCTTCTTTCCGCCAGCGCTGAGGCCTGTCTGGCTGGTGACTGCCAGAAAGGCCTTTATGAGCTGGCGTGCGACGGAGGCCACTGTGACGAGTTCCTGCTGTCGTGA
- the LOC114667417 gene encoding protein mono-ADP-ribosyltransferase PARP6 isoform X4, whose amino-acid sequence MLRLSCQSLCLQDVKGQYWTDDDSDGDNDSEEFLYGIQGSCAADLYRHPQLDVDIEAVKEIYSDTAVSVREYGTIDDVDIDLQINISFLDEEVATAWKVIRTEPIILRLRFSLSQYLDGPEPSVEVFQPSNKDGFSLGLQLKKILSTFTSQQWKHLSNDFLKTQQEKRHSWFKAGGTIKKFRAGLSIFSPIPKSPSFPLMQDSALKGKLGVPELRVTRLMNRSISCTMKNPKGELFGYPTASQAGGHCKNIPTLEYGFLVQIMKYAEQRIPTLNEYCVVCDEQHVFQNGSMLKPAVCTRELCVFSFYTLGVMSGAAEEVATGAEVVDLLVAMCRAALESPRKSIIFEPYPSVVDPNDPKTLAFNPKKKNYERLQKALDSVMSIREMTQGSYLEIKKQMDKLDPLAHPLLQWIISSNRSHIVKLPLSRQLKFMHTSHQFLLLSSPPAKEARFRTAKKLYGSTFAFHGSHIENWHSILRNGLVNASYTKLQVCSDKDSQLLHFDSNGCHVPPHCNGFCARPTGSPADVTQRFCSDSNGRHVPPRSCCLVCLAPGEYGVHWVLGYLLASLWQGWTTSCRGSSEFSPMGIFGGVKEAVQPLLSASAEACLAGDCQKGLYELACDGGHCDEFLLS is encoded by the exons ATGCTGAGGCTCTCCTGTCAATCTCTGTGTCTGCAGGACGTCAAGGGTCAGTACTGGACAGACGATGATTCAGATGGAGACAATGACTCGGAGGAGTTCCTTTATGGGATACAG GGAAGCTGTGCGGCTGACCTGTACCGCCATCCACAGCTGGATGTGGACATTGAAGCAGTGAAGGAGATCTACAGCGACACAGCTGTGTCTGTCAG GGAGTATGGGACCATTGATGATGTGGACATCGATTTGCAAATTAACATCAGCTTCCTGGAT GAGGAGGTGGCGACAGCGTGGAAGGTGATTCGAACTGAGCCCATCATCCTGCGCCTCCGCTTCTCCCTGTCCCAGTACCTCGATGGGCCAG AGCCGTCTGTGGAGGTCTTCCAGCCGTCCAACAAGGATGGGTTCAGCCTGGGCCTGCAGCTGAAGAA GATCCTCAGCACGTTCACATCCCAGCAGTGGAAGCACCTGAGCAACGACTTCTTGAAGACGCAGCAGGAGAAGCGGCACAGCTGGTTCAAGGCTGGTGGGACCATCAAGAAGTTTCGAGCTGGCCTGAGCATCTTTTCACCCATCCCCAA GTCTCCCAGCTTCCCCCTCATGCAGGACTCGGCTCTGAAGGGCAAGCTGGGCGTGCCAGAGCTTCGGGTGACGCGCCTCATGAACCGCTCCATTTCGTGCACCATGAAGAACCCCAAAGGAGAGCTCTTTGGCTACCCCACCGCCAGCCAG GCGGGGGGCCACTGCAAGAACATCCCAACACTGGAGTACGGCTTCCTCGTCCAG ATCATGAAATACGCCGAGCAGCGGATCCCAACTCTGAACGAGTACTGCGTTGTGTGTGACGAGCAGCACGTCTTTCAGAATGGCTCGATGCTCAAG CCCGCCGTTTGCACGAGGGAGCTGTGCGTCTTCTCCTTCTACACCCTGGGAGTCATGTCTGGAGCAGCCGAGGAGGTGGCCACTGGGGCAGAG GTGGTGGACCTGCTGGTGGCCATGTGCAGAGCTGCCCTGGAGTCGCCCCGGAAGAGCATCATCTTTGAGCCGTACCCCTCGGTCGTGGACCCCAACGACCCCAAGACCCTGGCCTTTAATCCAAAG AAGAAGAACTACGAGAGGCTTCAAAAGGCTCTGGACAGTGTGATGTCCATTCGGGAGATGACACAG GGTTCCTACCTGGAAATTAAGAAACAGATGGACAAACTGGACCCTTTGGCCCACCCTCTGCTCCAGTG GATCATCTCAAGTAACCGGTCGCACATCGTCAAGCTGCCGCTGAGCCGG CAACTCAAGTTCATGCACACATCCCACCAGTTCCTGCTGCTCAGCAGTCCCCCTGCCAAGGAGGCCCGCTTCCGGACCGCCAAGAAGCTGTATGGCAGTACCTTTGCCTTCCA TGGTTCCCATATAGAGAACTGGCACTCCATTCTGAGAAATGGACTAGTCAATGCTTCTTATACCAAACTGCAGGTATGTAGCGACAAGGACTCCCAGCTGCTCCATTTTGACAGTAACGGATGCCACGTTCCTCCTCATTGCAATGGGTTCTGTGCGAGGCCCACCGGCAGCCCAGCTGATGTCACCCAACGCTTTTGTTCTGACAGCAATGGACGCCATGTTCCTCCCCGTTCTTGTTGCCTTGTCTGCCTCGCCCCGGGGGAATATGGCGTCCACTGGGTGCTTGGCTATCTGTTGGCCTCGCTTTGGCAAGGGTGGACCACTAGCTGTAGAGGAAGCTCAGAGTTCTCTCCGATGGGCATCTTCGGGGGGGTCAAAGAGGCTGTGCAGCCGCTTCTTTCCGCCAGCGCTGAGGCCTGTCTGGCTGGTGACTGCCAGAAAGGCCTTTATGAGCTGGCGTGCGACGGAGGCCACTGTGACGAGTTCCTGCTGTCGTGA
- the LOC114667417 gene encoding protein mono-ADP-ribosyltransferase PARP6 isoform X6: protein MLRLSCQSLCLQDVKGQYWTDDDSDGDNDSEEFLYGIQGSCAADLYRHPQLDVDIEAVKEIYSDTAVSVREYGTIDDVDIDLQINISFLDEEVATAWKVIRTEPIILRLRFSLSQYLDGPEPSVEVFQPSNKDGFSLGLQLKKILSTFTSQQWKHLSNDFLKTQQEKRHSWFKAGGTIKKFRAGLSIFSPIPKSPSFPLMQDSALKGKLGVPELRVTRLMNRSISCTMKNPKGELFGYPTASQSAAVPAARPPPQITMKQLIELFFSSQAGGHCKNIPTLEYGFLVQIMKYAEQRIPTLNEYCVVCDEQHVFQNGSMLKPAVCTRELCVFSFYTLGVMSGAAEEVATGAEVVDLLVAMCRAALESPRKSIIFEPYPSVVDPNDPKTLAFNPKKKNYERLQKALDSVMSIREMTQGSYLEIKKQMDKLDPLAHPLLQWIISSNRSHIVKLPLSRQLKFMHTSHQFLLLSSPPAKEARFRTAKKLYGSTFAFHGSHIENWHSILRNGLVNASYTKLQAWAKDNTECLQRTSWCSATTG from the exons ATGCTGAGGCTCTCCTGTCAATCTCTGTGTCTGCAGGACGTCAAGGGTCAGTACTGGACAGACGATGATTCAGATGGAGACAATGACTCGGAGGAGTTCCTTTATGGGATACAG GGAAGCTGTGCGGCTGACCTGTACCGCCATCCACAGCTGGATGTGGACATTGAAGCAGTGAAGGAGATCTACAGCGACACAGCTGTGTCTGTCAG GGAGTATGGGACCATTGATGATGTGGACATCGATTTGCAAATTAACATCAGCTTCCTGGAT GAGGAGGTGGCGACAGCGTGGAAGGTGATTCGAACTGAGCCCATCATCCTGCGCCTCCGCTTCTCCCTGTCCCAGTACCTCGATGGGCCAG AGCCGTCTGTGGAGGTCTTCCAGCCGTCCAACAAGGATGGGTTCAGCCTGGGCCTGCAGCTGAAGAA GATCCTCAGCACGTTCACATCCCAGCAGTGGAAGCACCTGAGCAACGACTTCTTGAAGACGCAGCAGGAGAAGCGGCACAGCTGGTTCAAGGCTGGTGGGACCATCAAGAAGTTTCGAGCTGGCCTGAGCATCTTTTCACCCATCCCCAA GTCTCCCAGCTTCCCCCTCATGCAGGACTCGGCTCTGAAGGGCAAGCTGGGCGTGCCAGAGCTTCGGGTGACGCGCCTCATGAACCGCTCCATTTCGTGCACCATGAAGAACCCCAAAGGAGAGCTCTTTGGCTACCCCACCGCCAGCCAG AGCGCGGCTGTTCCCGCTGCCAGGCCGCCCCCGCAGATTACCATGAAGCAGCTGATTGAATTGTTTTTCTCATCCCAGGCGGGGGGCCACTGCAAGAACATCCCAACACTGGAGTACGGCTTCCTCGTCCAG ATCATGAAATACGCCGAGCAGCGGATCCCAACTCTGAACGAGTACTGCGTTGTGTGTGACGAGCAGCACGTCTTTCAGAATGGCTCGATGCTCAAG CCCGCCGTTTGCACGAGGGAGCTGTGCGTCTTCTCCTTCTACACCCTGGGAGTCATGTCTGGAGCAGCCGAGGAGGTGGCCACTGGGGCAGAG GTGGTGGACCTGCTGGTGGCCATGTGCAGAGCTGCCCTGGAGTCGCCCCGGAAGAGCATCATCTTTGAGCCGTACCCCTCGGTCGTGGACCCCAACGACCCCAAGACCCTGGCCTTTAATCCAAAG AAGAAGAACTACGAGAGGCTTCAAAAGGCTCTGGACAGTGTGATGTCCATTCGGGAGATGACACAG GGTTCCTACCTGGAAATTAAGAAACAGATGGACAAACTGGACCCTTTGGCCCACCCTCTGCTCCAGTG GATCATCTCAAGTAACCGGTCGCACATCGTCAAGCTGCCGCTGAGCCGG CAACTCAAGTTCATGCACACATCCCACCAGTTCCTGCTGCTCAGCAGTCCCCCTGCCAAGGAGGCCCGCTTCCGGACCGCCAAGAAGCTGTATGGCAGTACCTTTGCCTTCCA TGGTTCCCATATAGAGAACTGGCACTCCATTCTGAGAAATGGACTAGTCAATGCTTCTTATACCAAACTGCAG GCATGGGCAAAGGACAACACCGAATGCCTTCAAAGGACGAGCTGGTGCAGCGCTACAACAGGATGA
- the LOC114667417 gene encoding protein mono-ADP-ribosyltransferase PARP6 isoform X2: MLRLSCQSLCLQDVKGQYWTDDDSDGDNDSEEFLYGIQGSCAADLYRHPQLDVDIEAVKEIYSDTAVSVREYGTIDDVDIDLQINISFLDEVATAWKVIRTEPIILRLRFSLSQYLDGPEPSVEVFQPSNKDGFSLGLQLKKILSTFTSQQWKHLSNDFLKTQQEKRHSWFKAGGTIKKFRAGLSIFSPIPKSPSFPLMQDSALKGKLGVPELRVTRLMNRSISCTMKNPKGELFGYPTASQSAAVPAARPPPQITMKQLIELFFSSQAGGHCKNIPTLEYGFLVQIMKYAEQRIPTLNEYCVVCDEQHVFQNGSMLKPAVCTRELCVFSFYTLGVMSGAAEEVATGAEVVDLLVAMCRAALESPRKSIIFEPYPSVVDPNDPKTLAFNPKKKNYERLQKALDSVMSIREMTQGSYLEIKKQMDKLDPLAHPLLQWIISSNRSHIVKLPLSRQLKFMHTSHQFLLLSSPPAKEARFRTAKKLYGSTFAFHGSHIENWHSILRNGLVNASYTKLQVCSDKDSQLLHFDSNGCHVPPHCNGFCARPTGSPADVTQRFCSDSNGRHVPPRSCCLVCLAPGEYGVHWVLGYLLASLWQGWTTSCRGSSEFSPMGIFGGVKEAVQPLLSASAEACLAGDCQKGLYELACDGGHCDEFLLS; encoded by the exons ATGCTGAGGCTCTCCTGTCAATCTCTGTGTCTGCAGGACGTCAAGGGTCAGTACTGGACAGACGATGATTCAGATGGAGACAATGACTCGGAGGAGTTCCTTTATGGGATACAG GGAAGCTGTGCGGCTGACCTGTACCGCCATCCACAGCTGGATGTGGACATTGAAGCAGTGAAGGAGATCTACAGCGACACAGCTGTGTCTGTCAG GGAGTATGGGACCATTGATGATGTGGACATCGATTTGCAAATTAACATCAGCTTCCTGGAT GAGGTGGCGACAGCGTGGAAGGTGATTCGAACTGAGCCCATCATCCTGCGCCTCCGCTTCTCCCTGTCCCAGTACCTCGATGGGCCAG AGCCGTCTGTGGAGGTCTTCCAGCCGTCCAACAAGGATGGGTTCAGCCTGGGCCTGCAGCTGAAGAA GATCCTCAGCACGTTCACATCCCAGCAGTGGAAGCACCTGAGCAACGACTTCTTGAAGACGCAGCAGGAGAAGCGGCACAGCTGGTTCAAGGCTGGTGGGACCATCAAGAAGTTTCGAGCTGGCCTGAGCATCTTTTCACCCATCCCCAA GTCTCCCAGCTTCCCCCTCATGCAGGACTCGGCTCTGAAGGGCAAGCTGGGCGTGCCAGAGCTTCGGGTGACGCGCCTCATGAACCGCTCCATTTCGTGCACCATGAAGAACCCCAAAGGAGAGCTCTTTGGCTACCCCACCGCCAGCCAG AGCGCGGCTGTTCCCGCTGCCAGGCCGCCCCCGCAGATTACCATGAAGCAGCTGATTGAATTGTTTTTCTCATCCCAGGCGGGGGGCCACTGCAAGAACATCCCAACACTGGAGTACGGCTTCCTCGTCCAG ATCATGAAATACGCCGAGCAGCGGATCCCAACTCTGAACGAGTACTGCGTTGTGTGTGACGAGCAGCACGTCTTTCAGAATGGCTCGATGCTCAAG CCCGCCGTTTGCACGAGGGAGCTGTGCGTCTTCTCCTTCTACACCCTGGGAGTCATGTCTGGAGCAGCCGAGGAGGTGGCCACTGGGGCAGAG GTGGTGGACCTGCTGGTGGCCATGTGCAGAGCTGCCCTGGAGTCGCCCCGGAAGAGCATCATCTTTGAGCCGTACCCCTCGGTCGTGGACCCCAACGACCCCAAGACCCTGGCCTTTAATCCAAAG AAGAAGAACTACGAGAGGCTTCAAAAGGCTCTGGACAGTGTGATGTCCATTCGGGAGATGACACAG GGTTCCTACCTGGAAATTAAGAAACAGATGGACAAACTGGACCCTTTGGCCCACCCTCTGCTCCAGTG GATCATCTCAAGTAACCGGTCGCACATCGTCAAGCTGCCGCTGAGCCGG CAACTCAAGTTCATGCACACATCCCACCAGTTCCTGCTGCTCAGCAGTCCCCCTGCCAAGGAGGCCCGCTTCCGGACCGCCAAGAAGCTGTATGGCAGTACCTTTGCCTTCCA TGGTTCCCATATAGAGAACTGGCACTCCATTCTGAGAAATGGACTAGTCAATGCTTCTTATACCAAACTGCAGGTATGTAGCGACAAGGACTCCCAGCTGCTCCATTTTGACAGTAACGGATGCCACGTTCCTCCTCATTGCAATGGGTTCTGTGCGAGGCCCACCGGCAGCCCAGCTGATGTCACCCAACGCTTTTGTTCTGACAGCAATGGACGCCATGTTCCTCCCCGTTCTTGTTGCCTTGTCTGCCTCGCCCCGGGGGAATATGGCGTCCACTGGGTGCTTGGCTATCTGTTGGCCTCGCTTTGGCAAGGGTGGACCACTAGCTGTAGAGGAAGCTCAGAGTTCTCTCCGATGGGCATCTTCGGGGGGGTCAAAGAGGCTGTGCAGCCGCTTCTTTCCGCCAGCGCTGAGGCCTGTCTGGCTGGTGACTGCCAGAAAGGCCTTTATGAGCTGGCGTGCGACGGAGGCCACTGTGACGAGTTCCTGCTGTCGTGA